A window from Argopecten irradians isolate NY chromosome 3, Ai_NY, whole genome shotgun sequence encodes these proteins:
- the LOC138317824 gene encoding nicastrin-like produces MAVTIRIAHVITWTFLFIVVNCERVSNKTYVDITGVSACFRRFNATHQVGCNSKASGNVGVVYYADSEEDIKYIIDVANQPPYAILMGSTLFTLKNVQNLWNSGKINGMMVIHLDSTPIPDSFSPDTTCPNDPYGLYNGNKDYGSCKQGDWNTYGNSMMFQDYAFPIFVMKNETEVNYLIHDCFEKFNKPINGQPRAYPLCAVELKDSMSGSKDSVTCIRRNNMQVSLDPETYCDPLGDSNIVAPLKAVPSSEDYPDNSVIVAAARMDTFSMFENEYPGADSHVTGIVGLLAAAEAIGKVKDRITNSSKDILFAFFQGEAFDYIGSSRIVYDMENAKFPAEPIAGETHVHPINLRHISHFVEVNQLGLRDDGKLWIHTDPISVNGSTKISDEVNLMIKNITDIARQLDLDLGETDVTKPLPPSSVQRFLKKKAIPAFVLTDHQTSYTNKYYNSRFDSASTIQANTSDYDTVSLQAKMLTKVATTLARSLVLMSTGENATDVEANEKTVTHLLYCFLVNKSCDLFQEIIEEDDLATLLESSTPYPFYVGVTNTNSHVTSLTKRLLSLYIGDREGADIVKDKCNVQGNYKVYDYTWMQGPVKDGEKKREGFCMRSTVSLTTAKSPAFDITGR; encoded by the exons atggcGGTCACTATCAGAATTGCTCATGTGATAACATGGACTTTTCTATTTATAGTGG TAAACTGTGAAAGAGTAAGCAACAAGACCTATGTAGACATTACTGGTGTTTCCGCCTGCTTCAGGAGATTCAACGCCACACATCAAGTTGGATGTAATT CTAAAGCTTCAGGGAATGTTGGAGTGGTGTATTATGCAGACTCTGAAGAAGATATTAAATACATAATCGATGTAGCTAATCAACCACCGTATGCCATCCTTATGGGGTCAACATTGTTTACTCT AAAAAATGTGCAGAACTTGTGGAACTCTGGGAAGATCAACGGAATGATGGTGATACATTTGGACTCCACTCCGATACCGGACTCATTCTCCCCGGATACCACCTGTCCTAATGACCCCTATG GTCTGTACAATGGTAACAAGGATTATGGCAGCTGTAAACAAGGAGATTGGAACACGTATGGGAACAGTATGATGTTCCAGGACTATGCATTCCCAATCTTTGTCATGAAGAATGAGACAGAAGTGAACTACCTAATACATGAT TGTTTTGAGAAATTCAACAAACCAATCAATGGACAACCACGTGCCTACCCTCTTTGTGCTGTGGAACTAAAG GACAGTATGTCTGGATCCAAAGACTCAGTCACTTGTATCCGACGTAACAACATGCAAGTCAGCCTGGATCCTGAGACCTATTGTGACCCTCTTGGAGATAGCAATATTGTGGCACCCTTGAAAGCTGTTCCTAGTTCAGAGGATTACCCTGATAATTCGGTCATAGTGGCGGCTGCTAGG ATGGACACATTTTCCATGTTTGAAAATGAATACCCTGGAGCAGATAGTCATGTGACAGGAATTGTAGGACTTCTTGCTGCTGCTGAGGCTATAGGGAAAGTGAAAGACCGCATTACAAACAGCTCCAAAGACATTCTGTTTGCCTTCTTTCAGGGC GAAGCCTTTGACTACATAGGAAGTAGCCGCATAGTATATGACATGGAGAATGCCAAATTTCCTGCGGAGCCGATAGCAGGAGAGACCCATGTCCATCCCATCAACCTAAGGCATATCTCCCACTTTGTAGAGGTTAACCAGCTCGGTCTCCGTGACGACGGCAAGCTGTGGATTCACACAGATCCCATTAGTGTGAATGGTAGCACAAAGATTTCTGATGAg GTAAACTTGATGATAAAAAACATCACAGACATTGCAAGACAGCTAGATTTAGACCTGGGTGAGACTGATGTGACCAAGCCTTTACCTCCCTCCTCTGTCCAGAGGTTCCTAAAGAAGAAGGCAATACCAGCCTTCGTCCTGACTGATCACCAAACCAGCTACACCAACAA ATACTACAATAGCAGGTTTGACAGTGCATCTACAATACAGGCAAACACCTCCGATTATGATACTGTTTCTTTACAAGCTAAAATGCTGACTAAGGTTGCCACTACACTTGCAAGGTCTCTGGTCCTGATGTCTACAGGAGAAAATGCCACTGATGTTGAGGCAAACGAGAAGACA GTGACCCATTTGCTGTATTGTTTCCTGGTCAACAAGTCCTGTGACCTTTTCCAAGAGATCATTGAAGAGGACGACTTAGCCACATTAT TGGAAAGTTCGACCCCATACCCATTCTATGTGGGAGTAACCAATACCAATAGTCATGTGACCAGTCTCACCAAGCGCCTGTTGAGTTTGTACATAGGGGACAGAGAGGGGGCTGACATAGTGAAGGATAAGTGTAACGTCCAAGGGAACTACAAG GTATATGACTACACATGGATGCAAGGTCCTGTTAAAGATGGAGAAAAGAAACGTGAGGGATTCTGTATGCGGAGCACTGTGAGCCTGACTACTGCTAAATCTCCAGCCTTTGATATCACTGGTAGGTAA